In Synchiropus splendidus isolate RoL2022-P1 chromosome 11, RoL_Sspl_1.0, whole genome shotgun sequence, the DNA window TTAaaccgtgtcctcattttcagagccaagtaggtggcgctcttgctttaaaaaatgatgacaggtttcattgaaatggttgatcaaacccaaagattttagaacacagagtgccatctagtgggctgtaaaaattaggacactgtatcatgaagcttcatcagcgcACCTCTTGTGTATAGGTTTGAGCTTCTGTGAACTTTACTGTGTGTTATACTGTAATATGGTGGACGTGGCGGTTGAGTAGGTGAGTTTTGTTATGCACGATTTTAGTTTGGTGTTTCAGTCTTAACTATTAAAGTTGGATTCATtatgatgtttgttttagtcTCTTCATGTGGGACAATTTACGACATGACAGCAGCACAAGTGTTGTATAAGACTAAGTTACTCCACTTCAAGTGACATTAGTTTATGTCTCTGATGTAAAAATAAAGGTGAAATAACACCAACTTCTGCACAGCCTCTACTCCTGTGTCCTCACGTCTGTCGGTGTCATTCAAGCCTGCTCTGCTGACATTTTCTGCAGCACAGATGACAAATATTAGGTTCAGACGAAGGTTCCCGGTGATGCAACCAGCTCGTAATAACCCAGAGCTAATAAATCCCGTCTGAGCTGAAGCCCTTCACGTCTCCCGCCGAAGTGTCCGCAGAGTAAACACTCTGGTCAGCAGGATCTCCCACCCAGTTGCCCCGCTGTCACTCAAGCCTGCTGGCCTCCCTCCTCCAGCTGTGGGAAACCATTCATTTCCACCATTAAGCCTGATTTAGGAGCTGATGGCGGACATGTAAAACTCCTCTTTTCTTTGAAAGTGAAGGTCGGGAAACAGTAGAATGGAAAGATTTGAATTAGCTGGCTTGTGAATGAAGGCTATAAACGGGACTTTTCAGAGGGGCATACATTTCGCTTATGAACTGCAAGGAAGATAAAGAGAGTGATAACACTTTCGAGCATATGAAAGTGAGATTAAAAGCAAGACGAGCTACTTCAGATGTAAATATCAGATCCAAGTGGACAGATTTGTTCTGTCAAGATAGCGCTTTAAGCTACAGCTTCAATAGCCACATTTATAATGAAAATCTTTCATAATATACCATAAGCTGACATGTCAGTCAGTCATCTTTTAGAGCTTTTAGCCTCGCACAATGTATTTCCATGGATCGCTTCTATTTTTACTTAGATTGAACTACAATCCTTAAACAAGCTGTTGCTGTTATCTTACGCTCTGTAGTACCTAGTACCTAGTACCTGGTACCTGCTCTTAGCGGATAGCTAAAATATTCATCAAATACAATCAATGTTTGGTGTGCGTGCGCATTTTACAAGTAAAACCATttcaggtgactacatcatggaGCTCACTGCAAGAATGCCACGTATGTGTGAAGCTTATTGTTTACTATTTAATtccatgtgttcattcatagttttcatctacaatgtaaatagtcatgaaatcatggtgaaaaaaaataaccatTTTATGAGGTGACTTGTAGTAGAAACGTAGTGTAGCCAAATGGAAGTGTGAAGATTATTTTAGAACACTTCAGTTCTTAAATAAAAGAGTCATTTTTCACATAAGCAAATACAGAAATGCAAAGCAAAAGTGTACGTACGAGCAGCTTTATTTCAGCATCATCCTCCCTCTTGGACATGTCTTTGCCTGTCCACCTCACAGCTTCTCCCACTGAAGCCTGTGTTCCATCACCAGTCGCAGCCAaggtggtgaaggaagagcCGCACTCACACTGCAGACAGAAACATGTGTCTGTTGGTTCACttcaagaacatgaaattgttgtTCACACCAAGCATCATTCCACAGATGTACACACAGATAAAGATGAACACACAGGTGTTTCACTGCTCAGATAATATCAAGTATTGGATTAAGTTGAAAGAGACACAGTAAGATGTCAGGGAGAAGCATGGAACACAGGACAGAAGGCTAGAGACCCACACACATTCAACTGATAACTGAGGTAATAACTGAAAGTGTGCTTTATTGTGATAAACTCACGATCCTTATGAACATTGATAGCAGAGCATCTGTATTTATCCCTGGACTAGTTCAAGTGTAAATTTATCCACAGACCTGTGAAAACACAGACACCTTCTCCTTAAGATCTGGGCAGGCGGCCAGCAGTCTGATTGCAGCCCTGACCTCTGAACTGGACAGCTATCCCTGCACCAGAGGAGGTCAGACCCAGTGGAGCTGCAGCCTGACCCCCGGTGCATCGCTGGAAGAGGCTCACACTTAAGCACAGATACGCAAAGACTGAAAATATGTTCTCTGTCGGGATTCTGTCTGGCTGTGTTTTGATGGAAATTAAACATGTGGGAGCGCCAGAGTGGAAATGAACATCTGGAGCTGAGTGGACAGGGAGTGCGGAGATGCACTCACACGGGGGTCAAGTGGTCAGAGGGAGGACGTAGAAGGCAACAGCCTTCTGGCCCATTGATGAAAACTATATGCTGAAGGAGCCAGAAATAGTCTTGTGAGcagaaaatacagtatattCTTAGCGTCAGAACGTCATACCTGGAGTTCATCCACTAGCTGGCAGTAGTGTGCCTTTACATCCAAGGCTGAAGACAGATCTGGGCTGCTGAATTTCATGGCTCTCATCGCTGTTGCTGCGCCGTCAGTCAGGAGATTTTCCACCTCCTGCAGCCAAAGATAGGTTTTTATGGGAAAACTCAGACATTTAcccaaaaataattaataataatagtaataataaaaataataattcattcgCATCTAATGTCAATCAACATTTCCAACAGGTATTTTAAGTTTCCTGCAGCAACCAGGAATTTTCAAAAACACTGAGATCACTCCAAAACACCGACGTTGCTATCTTTAAGTCTCTttgtcacaaacattttttttattgcttttgtaGTATATTGCTTGGCAGAGTAGAATACTGTAGACAGTGGCACTCTCTCACAGCTTCAGCCAGCATATTCAGCATTTTGCTCTTTTCTGGGTTgatatatacacatttaaacTTAAAAATTTAAACTTAAAACTATAATTACATTATGATCATAACTGTCTAGTTTTTCATATGGAAATTATTTTTGGTATtcaaactaataaaaaaaagaaagttataACTTTTATATtagacagcaggaaaaaaaagcatctgtaaACCGCCAGTTTCAACTGTACATAAAAACAATAGCAAATAAGCAACAAGTGGATTAAACAACAATATCGACCAAGGACTCGCAGTTCAGTATTGTTTTAAATTAAGCAGAAGAACCAACATTTGTTAACACACcctttaattaaaaaatgaaataccgCCAATAAAATCAGTGCAGAGTGGCACAATTTTCTTTAGCTTTTTTAGGTCTGTTCGTTTGTCACTCAGCAGACAGAAAAATGTACCTTCATAAGTCCCTGCAGTCTATGATGTGCTGAGCTGGGGTGTTTGGTGCACTTCCTGTCTTACTAGTGAAGTAGCCTGTGTCAGTGTAGAGAACATAATACAAACCATATATGTGCTTCCCCTGTGCATATGCTCTGCGTTTGTGTCATCCTGAAGTATGTGTTTCCTGTATATGTTTCAGTACATGTGTTGTTCCTGTCATGTGAATGTTCCTTGTTTGCTTTCAGTatgtattgtgtgtgtgaactACTTAAATATAAGGCCATTATGAGTGTGAATGTACActcttgtgtgttttctgtttacaTGTCGCACGTCTGAAAATAAGCCTgctccatgtttgtgtgttttttatgtGCTTGATTATGAGCCGTGTGTACGCGTGGTTTTCAACATGTGTGActcctgtgtgttttatgttttctaCATGCCTGTTCATGAGCGGCATGTTTTCTGTATCAGTCAGTAGATCTGGCACTGGAACCTGTCTGTCATCTCCAAGCCGTAGCTGTTCATGGTTGCAGGGTGACTTTATAGTAGAGCAAATAGATCAGCACGGATCTGTTCACCAGAGTGAGGTGAAACATTAATTCTTCCTACTGATAAAAGTGTTGTTTCATTCATGGTGTCTACTCCCTCACCATCTTGTGCTGAGCCTCCATATTTGCCAGCTGCTGCTCATAGATGTGAGCCTGCTCCCTCAGTGCCAAACACTCAGCTGTCACGACATCCACTTCCTGCAATGGAGATTCAGTTTGATTTACACTGGAGTTGTTTGGACCCAACTACCGCTCCGATCAAGTAAACCAAAATCGAGATGCATCTGATACATGCAACGTGACACCGAGAAAGAGGTGATGTGCATCGCCGTGAGACCCAGCTTAAACATCCATCAGAACCAGAACTTCTAACAGTAACAGGAGGAGGGACATTAAGGAAAGCTCTGTCTACAATTCATCCACCGGCAGGGGATCTTTTCTCATCTGCTACTCTGTAAGAAGCAGATTAATGGCTGTTGGATGCAAGTCTTCCTTTGTTTCAagtaaacacaaaagcagagtttGAAAGTGAGATTTCGGGAGGGCAACGGAGGCCATGATGGACTGCACCAGCCAAGATCACATGCGGGGCGCAGCTGCAGAGGGTGCTCATCCCTGTTTGTCACTTTGAAGCCAATGTGCTCTTATTTGCATGGTACTGATGTGGTGGGTTCCACTCGTGTGACAAAGAAGTACCCCATGTTCTGAGTTAAGAAAATTCATTGACTCACCTAATTCCAAGAGTCTGACACCAAAACCCGAGTGATGTCACCAAACCAAGGTTTTTGGCGTTTTGTTCTGTGGCATAAATCAGAGGTGCCAATTTGGATTTGAGAGTTTTAATTCTCGAGTCAGGAGCTGTTTGCCAAAGATTGGATATGTGTTGGTGGAATATTGATGGGCAAactgaagttatcaatatttagCTTAGCATTACCCTCCATGCTCAGTTCATATTATAATGACACAAATCAAAGCTGGAGCAAAACACGCAGCCATataaaacaacttttaaagTGGAGCAGATTTGGCAAAACAAAGGCAGTAAACTCCCTCTTCAGCCTCCTTTCATCATCGTCACTGTCTCATTAATGTGGAAAAAGCAGCAGCCTTTCAGAAGAATATCCCTTACTCCCTCCATTTCCCACAAATTGTCCCACTGCAGCTGCTTCCAATTCACTCCCAGATCCAGCCGGCACATTACGGCACCACATCACTGCCTGTTTTACATCTGTATGGGAGAAATTAAACGCGGACGAACATCTGGCGCGGCTGCAAGAGTCGCTGTTCGGAGTTCAGTGTGATGAACTGTCATGTGACAGAGCAGAAGCCCTGCTGGCCGAGGAAGAGTTTATTAAAGGTTTGACAACACTGCCACCTCGTGTGCAGCAACTTTATCACACGTACTCGCTACAGCGCTGAAACGCAATTCTCATGGCGCGCATGTTCAGTGTAGAATTCATGCCACCTGTTAATAAACTAAAAATGATAATAAGTAAATAGAGTAACATAAATTGTTCAAAAGCGTACCACTAGTTTTAATAActagtataaataaataaacaaagctgATTGATTGTCGTGTAAAAGAATACAaacaattttgtaaaaaaataaacaaaagtaatCGACGTTCGACAGACTTTGGGTGAAAACTTACTGACTTAGGTTGCCATTTTAAGTCATGTGTGCAGAACAATTCCACCAACTTCTGGGTCACATTCAAGTGAGAACAGAATCGCGATGTTATTGTGCGATCACCTCAGCAATGTCCTGGTGCTGCAGCTGGACAATCATCCGTTTCTGGACAGCCTTCTCATGCTCCACCTTTAGATCACCTAATTGTTTCAACGATTTCTCAGTCACACAAAGAATCTCATCCTGTCGTGAGACATGGAGAAGATGGTGAGCAAATGACCTCATGCCAGACTGTGACAGGGTCACACCACAGTGCCAACCAACCCTGTCCCGTCGAAGCCGCTCCACCACTGCATCCAGACTGTAACCTGACGCAGCCACAACACCAGACACTTTCTGACACTCCACCCGTCCTTTGAGATCATCGATCTGGCATTCAAGAGCTTCATTCTCCTCCTCAATACACCGCGCCTGCAGGGAATGGAAAACAATAACAGAGATGATTCCACAGCAAAATTAAAAGTGAGCTGAGCCCTGCCCTCACCAGCTCAATAAGTCGGACCAGGCGGTCATTCAGGGCAGCAATGACGGTGCGGTCTTGGACAAACTGACTCAGGCCCTCCTTATTGAGAACCTTTGCACTTTCAAAGTCCAATTTGTCACAGTCGCAGTCATCCACAGCTCCAGCCCTGCCCAGACCACATAGAGGAGTAGGTGCCATTATAAAATGATCCAGGCGAGACTAGTAAATACATTTAGTCAGGATTATCTTCTTCTTTCAGAGCATAGGGAGCAGACACTGACCACAACAATGCATCTCTTCAATATCAGTATCTCAATGATATTACTGAATAGATTTATATCATAGACTACCTGGACCTCACTGTGGTGGAATAGGGCACAGCACCCGACATCCTGAATGATCCATTTCGACTCCAGTTCTGTTCCTCGAACAGCCTGCGGTACGAAGACAGCCGGAGCATTGCCATGATCAGCGAGGAGCCTGGCAAATAAAGACGCCGGGTCAGAGGCGCAGCTATATACTGACATCAGATCCAGAATGTAGCAGGAGAGTGCAACAGAGGGAGCCCAACAACTACAGACTCAGACATCAGGCGAGAACCATTTCACACAGGGGAGACACAGATCAGAACATGGATTTACATTGACAAATAGACCTATACAGTTTATTTCTGTTAAATAAATTACAAAGTACCAAAATAATGTCTGATAAGGTGAAAACGGAGCTTCTTCGTACCCCGAGAGCAGACGACCAAGATGACAAGAGATTCAGACAAACGCAGAGGATGATGAGAATCTGTGAAGCACAACCAACTACAGTGCTCTTCCAAATCCACTTCCGAAAGAGAAAACTGATAGAAGGCAAACCGAGTCACTTCAGCATGGAACTATGATTGTCCACAGGGTGCAGTTGATACATTGAAGAGGataaaacagcagcagagctttgatttgtttttctacCAGTAACCAGGTACAAGGTTTTTAAATCACACAGTTGGAAAACAGCCAAACTGAAAAGCAGATGATgtagtgtttttcaaacttgaTAACAGGAACGTGTAAACCGACAAAGAAGAATAGTACCACCTTCATGACGACAATGAGGACTCCATATTAGAGCTGGACAGGTcattatttacagtatttaAGACAAACAGTGTAGCCAGGAGGCTGTCAGTGACAGTTACTGGCGAACACGGGTGTAAGGCtcacagatgaataaaaatgagtaCATGTTCTCACAACTTGATAACTGTGTTTGGATAAAGTTATGTAGCAAAACCTTAAATAACACTTAAATACAAGTCATATACTTCTATTGTGTTCTTAGCACGAGGGTAAAAGAAAAACCAGAAAATAGAGAGCGAGTGTGATTTAAATAAACTTGCTGATTAATCCTTACTAGTCAACATTAGAAGCATATCGTCATATGTCCCCAGATTTTCTCACGATTCAGTCCCTGGAGGAACATCACTGTTTATATAGTGTTCAGAGTTTTGGCAtgagcaacaacaaaatattcaaCTGATAAGGTAATTGCGAGGCACGGGTCCTGTAGGTCAGCAGAAAGTGCAAAGGCATCAGTTCAATCCAAGTCTTGCTGAGGGAAGTGACTGAACTGACAACACTTGGTATTCAATATCAAAGTGAGACGATCCTCCACACacaagtgatgatgtcacagttaTTGCATTACTCCTCGTCTCCAGCCATGAGGAAACCCAGGATGAAGTCGATGGCTTTCTGACGTTCATGCGATGACTGCCTGCTGACCAAGTTGGGTGGAGGTCGAATGAGGAGACTGGCAAAGAGTGTGGctgcaaaacaacaaatcagaatttcatttttaaaaataaataaaaaaataaatacacaattatAATACTAATAGGGGTTTTCAATAATAAAGCCCATTAATCATCTACTATTTTTGTAAATCTTTTACATCTTCAACTTCCTCATGAGGCAGGAAATCAAGTGAAGGAAATCCCAGTCCCAACATTTCCTGACAGGCAACAACCTGGATGGCCCACTTTCACAGAGTTAAGCACTAACATCGTCCAGGACAATTGACTAGAAACAGCGGCGGCACATCTCGTACCTATGAGGTTAGCTGTTAAGTTGTTGTTGTACGAGTGcttcagcagctccttcaggaATGCCATCAGGTACCTAAACACATTGCGGTGAGCTCGGGGCAGCTGGGAGACCAACTGCCgatcacaaagaaaaaaagaaaaatcagcaACTGTCATATGGTGGAGGTACAGAAATGCTGAGAATGAGAAAAGGACAGTGCACATCAGGGACGTAGAACATTACACAAGTTCAAAAAGGCACCTGCTTGCAGAGACGACTATCGTGGGAACAATCCAGGCACCGTTGGTAGAGTTCATAGCAGATGACTGGCTCAGGCAAGGCCTCCAAAAAG includes these proteins:
- the vimr2 gene encoding peripherin isoform X1 encodes the protein MAMLRLSSYRRLFEEQNWSRNGSFRMSGAVPYSTTVRSRAGAVDDCDCDKLDFESAKVLNKEGLSQFVQDRTVIAALNDRLVRLIELARCIEEENEALECQIDDLKGRVECQKVSGVVAASGYSLDAVVERLRRDRDEILCVTEKSLKQLGDLKVEHEKAVQKRMIVQLQHQDIAEEVDVVTAECLALREQAHIYEQQLANMEAQHKMEVENLLTDGAATAMRAMKFSSPDLSSALDVKAHYCQLVDELQCECGSSFTTLAATGDGTQASVGEAVRWTGKDMSKREDDAEIKLLMAERQKELAELEKCSEELEDEIEMRKGTYAEEIAELECRVAEMKRQETELDVQMKEQCEDYDELMMEKMARDMEIAAYRSLVEEEERRLHDL
- the vimr2 gene encoding peripherin isoform X2 codes for the protein MAMLRLSSYRRLFEEQNWSRNGSFRMSGAVPYSTTVRSRAGAVDDCDCDKLDFESAKVLNKEGLSQFVQDRTVIAALNDRLVRLIELARCIEEENEALECQIDDLKGRVECQKVSGVVAASGYSLDAVVERLRRDRDEILCVTEKSLKQLGDLKVEHEKAVQKRMIVQLQHQDIAEEVDVVTAECLALREQAHIYEQQLANMEAQHKMEVENLLTDGAATAMRAMKFSSPDLSSALDVKAHYCQLVDELQCECGSSFTTLAATGDGTQASVGEAVRWTGKDMSKREDDAEIKLLMAERQKELAELEKCSEELEDEIEMRKGTYAEEIAELECRVAEMKRQETELDVQMKEQCEDYDELMMEKMARDMEIAAYRRCF